In Candidatus Terasakiella magnetica, the following are encoded in one genomic region:
- the aepX gene encoding phosphoenolpyruvate mutase gives MTKNIYMGMSADLVHPGHINMINNASSLGDLTIGLLTDRAIASYKRLPMMSYEQRKQVIECIKGVARVVPQESLDYEDNLRAYKPDVVVHGDDWKTGVQQKTREKVISILSEWGGELVEFPYTQGISSTKLHAAQKEIGITPDIRLNTLKRLLDNKPLVKVMEAHNGLSGLVVEHAEVKKDGASLQFDAMWGSSLTESTVKGKPDIELVDISSRINTINEIFEVTTKPFIFDGDTGGKIEHFVYTVRSLERHGVSAVVIEDKVGLKKNSLFGNEVKQEQADPDDFADKIRAGKRAQVTENFMVVARIESLILEKGVDDAIMRAKKYLEAGADGILIHSRLKQPDEVFEFCRQYNALPMTKPLFAVPSSYNQTHEDELRDNGVRVVIYANHLLRAAYPSMMGVAETILDNGRSYEVDKDCMPIKAVLDLIPGTR, from the coding sequence ATGACTAAAAATATATATATGGGTATGAGTGCGGATTTGGTCCATCCAGGTCATATTAATATGATTAATAACGCCTCCTCTCTTGGTGACTTAACGATTGGCTTATTAACTGATCGTGCCATTGCGAGTTACAAGCGGCTTCCCATGATGTCTTATGAGCAGCGAAAGCAGGTGATTGAATGTATCAAGGGTGTTGCACGTGTTGTTCCTCAAGAATCATTGGATTATGAAGATAACTTGAGAGCCTACAAACCGGATGTGGTGGTGCATGGTGATGACTGGAAAACAGGCGTGCAGCAAAAGACACGCGAAAAAGTTATTTCTATCTTGTCTGAATGGGGAGGAGAGCTTGTAGAGTTTCCCTATACGCAAGGGATTTCCTCAACAAAGCTTCATGCAGCTCAAAAAGAAATCGGGATCACACCGGATATTCGTTTGAACACATTAAAACGGCTTCTGGATAACAAGCCTTTGGTCAAGGTTATGGAAGCCCATAATGGTTTGTCTGGTCTTGTGGTCGAACATGCAGAAGTTAAAAAAGACGGGGCGTCGCTTCAGTTTGACGCCATGTGGGGCAGCAGTCTGACGGAGTCTACTGTTAAAGGTAAGCCAGATATTGAACTGGTTGATATTTCAAGTCGTATTAATACTATCAATGAGATTTTTGAAGTTACAACAAAGCCGTTTATTTTTGATGGGGATACAGGCGGTAAGATTGAGCATTTTGTCTATACGGTACGTTCATTAGAACGCCATGGTGTCTCGGCTGTTGTGATTGAAGATAAAGTCGGCTTAAAAAAGAATTCGCTGTTTGGAAATGAAGTTAAACAGGAACAGGCTGATCCGGATGATTTTGCTGATAAAATCCGCGCTGGAAAACGAGCCCAAGTGACTGAAAACTTTATGGTGGTTGCGCGTATCGAAAGTCTGATTCTTGAGAAAGGCGTCGATGATGCGATCATGCGGGCTAAAAAATATTTGGAAGCTGGCGCTGATGGTATTTTAATCCATAGTCGATTAAAACAACCGGATGAAGTTTTTGAATTCTGCCGTCAATATAATGCACTGCCTATGACAAAACCGTTGTTTGCCGTTCCTTCGAGTTATAATCAGACTCATGAAGATGAGCTGAGAGACAATGGCGTGCGTGTGGTGATTTATGCAAACCATTTGTTGCGTGCTGCGTATCCAAGCATGATGGGGGTTGCGGAAACCATCCTTGATAATGGTCGCAGTTATGAGGTTGATAAGGATTGTATGCCGATTAAAGCGGTGCTCGATTTAATCCCAGGGACAAGATAA
- the aepY gene encoding phosphonopyruvate decarboxylase, which produces MLSPSQFYKQLETSKITFFSGVPDSLLKNFCAYLSDNLSTDKHLIAANEGGAVGLAIGYHLATGEIPCVYMQNSGLGNVVNPILSMVDPEVCNIPMLLLIGWRGEPGVKDEPQHVKQGRVMLEMLEAMEIPYLCLDEDPEQTQGQIDQAVSHLKTKGGPFALVVRKNTFEKYTLATSPAQEGLLSREEVIASVSARFSNKAVFVSTTGMTSRELFETRERRSESHDKDFLVIGGMGHASQIALGAALNKPDKTVVCLDGDGAMLMHMGALAMNGTYAPENLIHIVINNGAHESVGGQETIAQRISIQKIAHGCGYAHVQRVETQESLHDALKTVDGKSGPHFIEIITACGHRDDLGRPTQTPMQNTSNVRAFMESD; this is translated from the coding sequence ATGTTAAGCCCAAGCCAGTTTTATAAGCAGCTAGAAACTTCAAAGATTACTTTCTTTTCCGGTGTGCCGGATTCATTGCTGAAGAATTTTTGTGCGTATCTTTCTGATAATCTATCCACGGATAAACATTTGATTGCGGCAAATGAAGGTGGCGCCGTTGGCTTGGCGATTGGATACCATCTGGCGACAGGTGAAATTCCCTGTGTTTATATGCAGAATTCAGGCTTGGGCAATGTGGTCAATCCGATCCTGTCTATGGTTGATCCAGAAGTCTGTAATATCCCCATGCTTTTGTTGATTGGCTGGCGTGGTGAACCCGGTGTGAAAGATGAGCCCCAGCATGTAAAGCAGGGTCGCGTTATGCTGGAGATGCTTGAGGCTATGGAAATTCCTTACTTATGTCTTGATGAAGACCCTGAGCAAACGCAAGGCCAGATTGATCAGGCCGTTTCGCATTTAAAGACAAAAGGCGGCCCTTTTGCCTTGGTGGTGCGCAAAAATACGTTTGAGAAATACACATTGGCGACTTCTCCTGCTCAAGAGGGGTTGCTCAGTCGTGAAGAAGTGATTGCTTCTGTGTCGGCACGTTTTTCTAACAAGGCTGTTTTTGTTTCAACAACAGGCATGACATCACGTGAGCTTTTTGAAACAAGAGAGCGACGCAGTGAGAGCCATGATAAAGATTTTCTGGTTATTGGCGGTATGGGTCATGCATCCCAAATTGCTTTGGGTGCTGCTTTAAATAAGCCGGACAAGACAGTTGTTTGTTTAGATGGTGATGGTGCCATGCTTATGCATATGGGAGCGTTAGCGATGAACGGTACATATGCACCAGAGAACCTCATCCATATTGTGATTAATAACGGGGCTCATGAATCTGTTGGTGGACAAGAAACCATCGCACAACGGATTTCCATTCAAAAGATTGCACATGGCTGTGGTTATGCCCATGTCCAACGGGTAGAGACGCAAGAAAGTCTACATGACGCCTTGAAGACTGTTGATGGTAAGTCCGGTCCACATTTTATTGAGATTATAACGGCTTGTGGCCATCGCGATGATCTTGGCCGCCCCACACAAACGCCGATGCAAAATACATCTAATGTGCGCGCTTTTATGGAAAGTGACTAA
- a CDS encoding phosphonoacetaldehyde reductase: protein MALSQKQFTWDGLGEHIGEKDGTVFVVTGRHSFYASGAAEKLEKVLAGKSVVYFNEFNPNPQLAEIQSGVEKYRICKPSTLIAIGGGSAIDVAKGIKLLAEVPDAHFEKALSDASAYDLHNHDVEFFAIPTTFGTGSESTSFATVYVKEKKYSLLSPACLPTGYLLDGYLGVSASQYIKASCGIDALCQAIESFWAKGANEESRRYALEAISLIMPSLPIFVCEESDVAVLDKMALGSNYAGRAINISKTTAPHAISYAITQKYGIEHGQAVFLTLPYFLRKNYILDQSGIMRQLLGVLNCRSIQEADEKLISLSSTIGLKSKLSEIQTINEHDVRSIASQVNLERLGNHPFDVTMSDIEEALLFG from the coding sequence ATGGCTTTATCCCAGAAACAATTTACTTGGGACGGTTTGGGTGAGCATATTGGGGAAAAAGACGGGACTGTTTTTGTCGTCACAGGACGCCATTCATTTTATGCTTCAGGTGCAGCAGAAAAGCTTGAAAAGGTATTGGCGGGAAAGTCTGTCGTTTATTTCAACGAATTTAATCCCAACCCACAGCTTGCTGAGATACAAAGTGGTGTTGAGAAATACCGGATCTGTAAGCCATCCACACTTATTGCCATTGGCGGCGGTAGTGCGATTGATGTGGCAAAAGGTATTAAATTGCTGGCAGAAGTCCCTGATGCGCACTTTGAAAAGGCGCTTAGTGACGCTTCAGCCTATGATTTGCATAATCATGACGTTGAGTTTTTTGCCATTCCCACAACATTTGGAACAGGTAGTGAAAGCACAAGCTTTGCAACGGTTTATGTAAAAGAGAAAAAATATTCCCTATTATCACCAGCATGTTTGCCAACGGGGTATCTTCTTGATGGTTATTTAGGGGTATCGGCTTCGCAATATATTAAGGCCTCATGCGGGATTGATGCGTTATGTCAGGCAATTGAGTCTTTTTGGGCAAAAGGCGCAAATGAGGAAAGTCGTAGGTATGCCTTGGAAGCTATTAGCCTGATCATGCCATCATTGCCCATTTTTGTATGTGAAGAAAGTGATGTTGCTGTTTTAGATAAGATGGCGTTAGGCTCAAATTACGCGGGGCGGGCAATTAATATCTCAAAAACAACGGCCCCACATGCCATTTCATATGCTATTACGCAAAAATATGGCATTGAGCACGGGCAAGCGGTCTTTCTTACGTTACCTTATTTTTTGCGAAAAAATTATATTCTGGATCAATCTGGAATAATGAGGCAATTGTTAGGTGTTTTGAACTGTAGGTCTATTCAAGAGGCAGATGAAAAACTCATTTCCTTGTCATCTACAATTGGTTTAAAATCAAAACTCAGTGAAATACAAACAATCAATGAGCATGATGTACGCAGTATAGCTAGTCAGGTGAATTTAGAACGGCTTGGAAATCACCCATTTGATGTGACAATGAGTGATATTGAAGAAGCTTTACTGTTTGGGTGA